The Candidatus Synechococcus calcipolaris G9 nucleotide sequence TTTAATATACTAAAAAATTGTCATTCCCTTGTGGGCAGGATCCTTTAGGTTCCTGGTAGTTGGCGCAGGTCTTCACCGAGGTGAGATCGCTCCGCTAAGGCTAACAATAGGGGGCCGTGGGGGCCATACTCGACAATACTCAGGCTGGCCACGGGGGCAGCAATGCGATCGCGGAATCGACCCACATCGATCCCCAACAGGCCACAGACCATAATCCGAATGGTTGCCTTATGGGAGACCACGAGAACATTGCCATCGGTATGGGTTTGTTCAATCTCTTCGAGGACTTCACTACTGCGGTGGGCAATATCCACACCCCGCTCTCCTCCGGTGGGGGCATTCCAACCCGGATCCGCTAACCAGCGCACATAGTCATCATGGAATTTGGCATTGACTTCTTCCGGGGGCATCCCTTCCCATTCACCATAGTGAATTTCCCGCAGGCCATCCCGTTTGTGCATTTCTATGCCAATGCGATCGCACAGGGGTTGGGCGGTGGTGATCGTTCGGCGCATTGGACTGACATAGACTGCGGTCCAGGGCATTCGTGCATAGGCCGTCGCAAAGGCTTCTGCCATCTGTTGCCCTTCGGGGGTGAGGTCGGGATCCATGGCTCCGCAGTAATCATTGGCGCGGCTGTAGGGAGTCTGGCCATGGCGAAGAAAATAGAGTTTTAGAGTCATGGTGGTGAGAGTCATCCTTGGATAAAGAAGCTATGAAGAAGCCGTGAAAATGTAGCCGCAGAAACTTATGTGGGGTGATAGAGTGGACGTAACTCTAACGTTAGAAATACCTTAAATCATGCAGTTCCCCCGATCCAGTGGTCTTTTGCTCCATCCTACCTCTCTGCCGGGGGGCCATGGCATTGGGGATTTAGGCCAAGCTGCCTACGAATTTATTGATTTTTTAGCTGCCAGTGATCAGCAATTTTGGCAGGTACTACCCCTCGGGCCCACGGGCTATGGCCATTCTCCCTATATGTGTTACTCGGCAATGGCGGGGAATCCCTTACTCATTAGTCTAGATGGGTTAGTTTCTCAGGGTTGGTTAACGGCAGAACATCTCAGTCACTTAAATTTGCCCAATAGCGATCGCCTTGATTACGATGCGGTCATTAGCCAAAAGTTGCCCTTGCTAGGCATTGCCGCCCATCAATTTATGGAGAAGGCGGATGACGATCAGCGGCAAGAATTTGATCAGTTTTGCCAGGATTCTGCCTATTGGCTCGATACCTATGCCCTTTTTATGGCCCTCAAAGATCAACACCAGGGTCAGGCTTGGTATGACTGGCCGTCAGAACTGAGTCAACGAGACGCAGAAGCCTTAGGGATTGCCACCAGCGAACTCAAGGAGCAAATTTTCACCTATAAATTCCAGCAATTTATCTTCTTTCAGCAGTGGTCAGCCCTTAAGTTCTATGCCAACAGCAAAAGAATCCAAATTATTGGCGATATTCCCATCTATGTGGCCCACGATAGTGCGGATGTATGGGCATTTCCTGAATTTTTCCAGTTAGAGCCAGAAACCGGCGCGGCGGCCTTCATGGCCGGTGTTCCCCCGGATTACTTCAGTGAAACGGGACAACTCTGGGGCAACCCCATTTATAACTGGGATCGCCTAGCCAAAGAGGACTATTACTGGTGGATTGAGCGTTTTCGCTGTCTCCTGCGCTACGTGGATATTATTCGGGTAGATCACTTTCGCGGTTTCCAAGGCTATTGGCAAGTGCCCCAGGGTGAAACAACTGCCATGAACGGGGAGTGGGTGGATGGCCCCGGCGCGCAATTCTTTGAGGTTCTCGAAGAAAAAATGGGAACTCTACCCATCTTGGCAGAGGATCTAGGGGATATTACCCCAGATGTGATTGTATTGCGAGATCGTTTTTCATTTCCAGGCATGAAAATATTGCAATTTGCCTTTGGTGGCGGCGCAGATAACCCCTTCTTGCCCTTTAATTACGTCCGTAACTCCGTTGTCTATACCGGAACCCACGATAACAATACAACGGTGGGTTGGTTTGGCCAGCTTTCGGAATGGGAACGGCAGCGGTTAAGTGATTATTTGGGCTGTTTTTCCAGTTCTGGCATTCACTGGGATTTAATTCGTTTAGCCTTGAGTTCCATTGCTAATCAAGCGATTTTTCCAGCACAGGATGTCTTGGGTCTGGGGGGCGAAGCACGGATGAATTTTCCCAGTACCACCTCTGGGAATTGGTCTTGGCGACTGTGGCCCAATGAATTACACCAAGACGTGGGCAACCACCTCAAGCATTTAACCCATCTCTATGGCCGCCAACCCATACCGGAAGAACCAGAAAACCCAGAAAATAACGAGGATCATAACTAACTGGGCTAAGATTAGAGCGGTTCAGAAGGATATTCTCCATGATTTGGCGTAAACCCCGCGGCCGCCCGCCCCAGTCCCTTTCCAGCGGTAATATTGTCACCATTGCCCTAGAACTCTATCGCAGTCAAGGCAATCGCCATTTTCTGCTGAGTTTATTTGCCCATGCCTGGTTTTTTCTGATTAGCTTGGGTGTGATGGTGGGCCTGTTAATCTTTCTCTTCGTTTCGGCGATCGCCGCTGGGGTCAGCCAAAGCCCTGTGGGTTTCATTATCATTTTCGGCTTGGGTCTCCTGGTGGCCT carries:
- the malQ gene encoding 4-alpha-glucanotransferase, whose translation is MQFPRSSGLLLHPTSLPGGHGIGDLGQAAYEFIDFLAASDQQFWQVLPLGPTGYGHSPYMCYSAMAGNPLLISLDGLVSQGWLTAEHLSHLNLPNSDRLDYDAVISQKLPLLGIAAHQFMEKADDDQRQEFDQFCQDSAYWLDTYALFMALKDQHQGQAWYDWPSELSQRDAEALGIATSELKEQIFTYKFQQFIFFQQWSALKFYANSKRIQIIGDIPIYVAHDSADVWAFPEFFQLEPETGAAAFMAGVPPDYFSETGQLWGNPIYNWDRLAKEDYYWWIERFRCLLRYVDIIRVDHFRGFQGYWQVPQGETTAMNGEWVDGPGAQFFEVLEEKMGTLPILAEDLGDITPDVIVLRDRFSFPGMKILQFAFGGGADNPFLPFNYVRNSVVYTGTHDNNTTVGWFGQLSEWERQRLSDYLGCFSSSGIHWDLIRLALSSIANQAIFPAQDVLGLGGEARMNFPSTTSGNWSWRLWPNELHQDVGNHLKHLTHLYGRQPIPEEPENPENNEDHN
- a CDS encoding histidine phosphatase family protein, producing MTLKLYFLRHGQTPYSRANDYCGAMDPDLTPEGQQMAEAFATAYARMPWTAVYVSPMRRTITTAQPLCDRIGIEMHKRDGLREIHYGEWEGMPPEEVNAKFHDDYVRWLADPGWNAPTGGERGVDIAHRSSEVLEEIEQTHTDGNVLVVSHKATIRIMVCGLLGIDVGRFRDRIAAPVASLSIVEYGPHGPLLLALAERSHLGEDLRQLPGT